The following is a genomic window from Lysinibacillus sp. G4S2.
TTACAGTAAAATTCTTCTGAAATTCTTTCTCCATGTCCCGAATACTCAAGTGGAATAATTTCAATTACTTCATTGATGTATTTTTCAAGTGAGTTATACATTACAGCAGATCCTCCAGCATACGGTAAGCAAAATAATTTAATATCTTTCACATTCATTCCTCGATTCTACTCTATCTTTTGCTTTGTATATTATTTACTACTTTTATTCACTCACTGATACTTTCTGATTAATATCCACTTGTTCAACTGTGCTAAACAATTTTTTTGTCACTAATGCCAGTAAGACTGTTATGACTGCTACTGCAAATATTAATGTGTATACATTGTCTGCAAATTTATCAATTAATGTACCAAATAATACTTGACCAACAGGTACTGAACAAGTAGATACCGCTGTTAAAATTGCCATTACTTTACCCAGCAATAAATTTGGAGTTTGTTGTTGCAGTAATGTAATGATAAATATATTAATAATGGTTATAGCGAACATAATTAGCATTGAACTGAACGAGAAAACAAGAAATTGTAGAGTTATTTCCCCACTATTATTTACAAATTCAGGATAAACGGTAATTGCCATTGGAATAAATAGAATTCCACTTGCAACAAACCAGAGATACAGATTATTTACTTTAAGTTTTTTTGAAATAAAACCAATTGCAACAGCTGCAAATATCATACTTAAAGAAATACCACCTTGCGTTAGTCCAAATAAACTATCGCTCATGCCTAAAGTGATCTTGATAATATACGGAATTCCTACTAAAAATAGAGGTGTAATAAATAAATTTAATGATGCTGCTATTAATATTACTTTAGAGATAAATGGATTTTCCTTTACAATGTATGACACGCCTTCCTTAATATCCAGAAGAGTTGTCTTCACTGCCCCATAAGGTTGCTCTCTCTTTTCAAATGGGATTTTTATGAACAGCTCTATTACAGCTGAGAGAAAAAAGCTGATGCAAGTTATAATGACGATCATTTCAATGCCTGCGATACTATATAAAAGACCTCCTAAAACCGGACCTGCAAAATTAGTTATAGAAGAAACTCCTGACACAATTCCATTTGCCTCTAGTAGTTTATCTTGTTTCACTAATACAGGAATACTTGCCTGTACAGTAGGTTGATAAAAAGCACTAACAATCATCAGCAAAGTCATAACAATCCCAATCATCACAATATTGGATGATTCACTAGTAAATAAAAATATTGCCAATCCACCAACTATGACACTACTAATAACATCAAGTATCACCAACAAATTTCTTCGGTTGATGCGATCGGCGATAGCACCACCGATAGGTGCTAAGAATATAGTCGGAATTGTTGAAATGGCTAATATTAAGCCAAATATTTTTGCTGATCCAGTAAGATCAAGGATATACAATGATAATGCAAATCTTAAGATGGAGCTTCCAAATAAAGTGATAACCTGACAAATAACCAATACTCCAAAATTCCTATTTAAATTAGCCAATTCCAAGAATGCCTCCCAATAATTATTTGTTTACATAATTAATAATTCCACTAACAAACGCACAGCATGCAATTATTATCAACCACCATGCCCACTTGTAGGGTGTCCCGTTCTTCTTTCCAACTATTAATCCAAAGATCCCTGCAAATAACAACAAAACAGCTACTATTGTTCCTACTAAAAATGGGATTTCCATGTTTTTTTCTCCTTTATAAAGATGAATTATAATATGTCAAATCAAGTAAAAACTCACTAGACCCTTTATTCTTTCGATACTTACTGGAGTAGTAATCTACTTCAGTTATCACTATTTTAAATTTTTGATATTGAAAAAGAACCGCCTCTAATTTCTGCACTAAATATATTCTTTCCATTTTTGTATATATAAGAATCTCCAGAGTGCATTAAAGAAAAATCACTTTTAAAGTTTCCTGAAAGTTTTTTCAAATGACACGAAAATCCGTCATTCTCTGGAATCTCTACTTTTACATTTGCCCCTGTAGAAGTCGATTCGATTTTCTGTATCATAGTTGAGGAACTTACTTTAGTAGTTCTACCAGTTGAGTTGACATTTATTTCTGAAAATTTTCCCAAAAAATCTATTTTTGTTGATGTCGTCTGTAAGTGTAATTTCTGAATTTCCAAAAATTCTCCCGATACGTTAGATCCGATGGCATGGAAAGTAAATTCCTCCATTTTCCCTGAAAGTTTAGCCGTGCCAGATGTTAAATGACATTTGCATTTTATTGCATCAAGATGATCAACAAACAAATTAACTCCAGTACAGTCAATAGAAATAGAATCAAATTGTTTTTTAGGTAGGTATATTTCCAAATTTGTTTTATGAAGATTGAATCCAATTTGTATCTTCTTTTTCCTACCATCTGTAATGGAAAGCTTTCCGTTTTTTACTGTATGATGAAAAAGTTTATGTTCTGGAAACTTTGTATCGGTGATTTGAACAACTTTTATTTCATCATTCTCATTTTCAAAAATATGAATATCACCTGTGATCCAATCTAGTGCAATATCTGATATCGTATGATCTAAACAAACTTTTTTTCTATCAATCAATTCACTATATCCAACCATTTCGTTTTCTCCTTTTCATTTATTATTTTCATATTTCAGCTATTCAAAAACAATCTGCATCTCGTAATACTAATCACGAAACGATCATAATGCCATTTTCTATAAAATCATTCCACTTCGATTCTATTAATTTTCCCCATCAAATTCATTGTGGCAATGATTCCTGCAGCTGTAGAAATCGCTAATAAAATCAGGCTTAAAGTACTTTTCTCAAAACTTCCGATAACAGCATTTCCAAAGAGAGCACATAACAAAAGAGCTGACACAATGGTACTAGGAACTGATTTATTGATAAAACCTATTCTCATGGCAATTAAGGAAATCCCATTCATACCTATAGACAAAATAATGATTGTTTTAATGACTGAAAACAGTAATTCTGAAGATAGCGTATCATTAACAATTGGTGAGAAAGTTTCAGTAATACTAAAAATAACGATTGGAGGAATATTACTGATAATCATTGAAGCAGTTGAAAACACAACAACTACCGCGATTTTAGAAAGTAATATTTTTTTTCGATTGACTGGATAAGAAAATAAAAGTATCATCTTTTTCCCTTTATATTCTTCTATTACAAACCGTGAAAACATAGTTGCAGAGAGGATGGAAAAAAAAAACATACTCATAATACTAGTGAACAAAAAGATATTCGAATATTTTTGAAAATCCGGCTCATTTTCTACTTGTGCTACA
Proteins encoded in this region:
- a CDS encoding ABC transporter permease, with the translated sequence MYKLMKLELRRNNLNTYMKISMIGCLFLIGFIYFVAVVAQVENEPDFQKYSNIFLFTSIMSMFFFSILSATMFSRFVIEEYKGKKMILLFSYPVNRKKILLSKIAVVVVFSTASMIISNIPPIVIFSITETFSPIVNDTLSSELLFSVIKTIIILSIGMNGISLIAMRIGFINKSVPSTIVSALLLCALFGNAVIGSFEKSTLSLILLAISTAAGIIATMNLMGKINRIEVE
- a CDS encoding MFS transporter, with product MANLNRNFGVLVICQVITLFGSSILRFALSLYILDLTGSAKIFGLILAISTIPTIFLAPIGGAIADRINRRNLLVILDVISSVIVGGLAIFLFTSESSNIVMIGIVMTLLMIVSAFYQPTVQASIPVLVKQDKLLEANGIVSGVSSITNFAGPVLGGLLYSIAGIEMIVIITCISFFLSAVIELFIKIPFEKREQPYGAVKTTLLDIKEGVSYIVKENPFISKVILIAASLNLFITPLFLVGIPYIIKITLGMSDSLFGLTQGGISLSMIFAAVAIGFISKKLKVNNLYLWFVASGILFIPMAITVYPEFVNNSGEITLQFLVFSFSSMLIMFAITIINIFIITLLQQQTPNLLLGKVMAILTAVSTCSVPVGQVLFGTLIDKFADNVYTLIFAVAVITVLLALVTKKLFSTVEQVDINQKVSVSE
- a CDS encoding DUF4097 family beta strand repeat-containing protein gives rise to the protein MVGYSELIDRKKVCLDHTISDIALDWITGDIHIFENENDEIKVVQITDTKFPEHKLFHHTVKNGKLSITDGRKKKIQIGFNLHKTNLEIYLPKKQFDSISIDCTGVNLFVDHLDAIKCKCHLTSGTAKLSGKMEEFTFHAIGSNVSGEFLEIQKLHLQTTSTKIDFLGKFSEINVNSTGRTTKVSSSTMIQKIESTSTGANVKVEIPENDGFSCHLKKLSGNFKSDFSLMHSGDSYIYKNGKNIFSAEIRGGSFSISKI